A window of Ignavibacteriales bacterium contains these coding sequences:
- a CDS encoding sigma-70 family RNA polymerase sigma factor, producing the protein MKITKQYTNRESQSLDKYLQEIGKVDLLTPDDEIELAIRIRKNDSLALEKLVKANLRFVVSVAKQYQNQGLSLGDLINEGNLGLIKAAKRFDETRGFKFISYAVWWIRQSILQALAEQSRIVRLPLNRVGALNKIGKAYSNLEQEYEREPNAHELAQELDMDISEVSDTLKIAGRAVSMDAPFNQGEENRLLDILENDEEPSPDFTLMSESLRSEIERALSTLSEREGEVIKLYFGLNKEHSLTLEEIGEKFNLTRERVRQIKEKAIRRLRHASRSKNLRSYLG; encoded by the coding sequence TTGAAAATCACAAAACAATACACTAATAGAGAAAGTCAATCTTTAGATAAATATCTTCAAGAAATTGGTAAAGTAGATCTATTAACACCAGACGACGAAATTGAACTGGCAATAAGAATAAGAAAAAATGATTCGTTGGCATTAGAAAAATTAGTTAAAGCAAATTTACGGTTTGTTGTTTCGGTTGCTAAACAATATCAAAATCAAGGGCTCTCGCTTGGCGATTTGATTAATGAAGGTAATTTGGGTTTGATTAAAGCGGCAAAAAGATTTGATGAAACGCGCGGATTCAAATTTATTTCGTATGCTGTTTGGTGGATTCGTCAATCTATTCTTCAAGCATTGGCGGAACAATCAAGGATTGTAAGATTACCATTAAATAGAGTTGGTGCATTGAACAAGATCGGGAAAGCTTACAGCAATCTTGAGCAGGAATATGAACGTGAGCCGAATGCACATGAACTTGCACAAGAACTTGATATGGATATAAGTGAAGTTTCAGATACTCTAAAAATTGCGGGACGTGCTGTTTCAATGGATGCACCGTTTAATCAAGGTGAGGAAAATCGGTTGCTTGATATTCTTGAAAATGATGAGGAGCCATCACCGGATTTCACACTAATGTCGGAATCTCTACGAAGTGAAATTGAGCGGGCGCTTTCTACTCTTTCTGAAAGGGAAGGTGAAGTAATAAAACTTTATTTCGGACTGAATAAGGAACATTCTCTTACACTTGAAGAAATCGGCGAGAAATTTAATCTAACCCGCGAGCGCGTTCGTCAAATAAAAGAAAAAGCAATTAGAAGATTACGACATGCATCTCGCAGTAAAAATTTAAGATCTTACTTAGGTTAA
- a CDS encoding GAF domain-containing protein, giving the protein MGITEKIRKRIFIFIFIPILVVIPFFTDDLTLKMISGVILIVYAGFIIFLRDSMKSNAIDNDIDLQSDLFEEDNTNENDRYETDAGEDFKIISPTKNIEVITADNFASGINRGNKDLFKPPDFKQNFERIVHEQLPEDVNHDEQFGFVLEKILSVVKDSFMAHTAAFFWYNKNRKRLTLERYVTSSSQITQQKFDLEDDILGKIVQKEEPELLTDISSNAEIDVIRYYSAPQGIKSFVGVPLFYGKSLTGILVLDSKVNDAFGIEQVYALGRIVRVISIIITLFEEKFSESQAELRLNTLLNMLSHDKKIESESDLHKTIENAVQGLMDWDSFTFVSYYTSEQKFKTSKIINKTSLKYVGENLEIDLAGTLVGRAILSATPVKIDDTSISEIPRFAKSEDVSFDGSFLAIPLVYDEQNFGVLCFESLKKNVYSNNEVTFIKNATKIFAFILHSYSTITVLKSLLSVDAETKTLNYDSFLERFTVDLVRSKELGIQGAIAMIKIDDFLEQDSLFESDPFPKIVRVISQIIKDEMTPLNLIGRLSQKVFAVYFFNMSPKDVFLWAEKLRIKIARKPIAIVSKQTTFTVSIGVASTTNKTDVQEILTNAELALNKALEKGGNTVKSIN; this is encoded by the coding sequence ATGGGAATTACAGAAAAAATCAGAAAGAGAATTTTCATTTTCATATTTATTCCAATCCTTGTAGTCATTCCATTTTTTACAGATGATTTAACCCTCAAAATGATTTCCGGTGTTATTCTTATTGTTTATGCCGGCTTCATTATTTTCTTGCGCGATTCCATGAAAAGTAATGCAATTGATAATGATATTGATTTGCAATCAGATCTTTTTGAAGAAGATAATACAAATGAGAATGACCGATATGAGACAGATGCCGGTGAAGATTTCAAAATAATTTCTCCTACAAAAAATATTGAAGTAATTACAGCTGATAATTTTGCTTCGGGGATTAACCGCGGCAATAAAGATCTTTTTAAACCGCCTGACTTCAAACAAAATTTTGAAAGGATTGTTCACGAACAACTTCCGGAAGATGTTAATCATGACGAACAATTCGGTTTTGTTCTTGAAAAAATCTTAAGTGTAGTTAAAGATTCTTTCATGGCTCACACCGCGGCTTTTTTCTGGTACAATAAAAACAGAAAACGATTAACGCTTGAACGTTATGTAACCAGCTCATCTCAAATCACACAACAAAAATTTGATCTTGAAGATGATATACTCGGAAAGATTGTACAAAAAGAAGAACCGGAATTATTGACCGACATTTCTTCAAATGCCGAAATTGATGTGATAAGATATTACAGCGCCCCACAAGGAATTAAGAGTTTTGTCGGTGTGCCATTGTTTTATGGTAAATCATTAACCGGTATTCTTGTTCTCGATTCTAAAGTAAATGATGCATTTGGTATTGAACAAGTTTATGCACTTGGTAGAATTGTCCGTGTTATTTCGATTATAATAACATTATTCGAAGAAAAATTTTCCGAATCACAAGCAGAGCTGAGATTAAATACTCTGCTCAATATGTTGAGTCACGATAAAAAAATTGAATCGGAATCCGATCTTCATAAAACTATTGAAAATGCAGTTCAAGGTTTAATGGATTGGGATTCTTTTACTTTTGTTTCTTATTATACGTCGGAACAAAAATTTAAAACTTCGAAGATCATTAATAAAACTTCGTTAAAGTATGTCGGTGAAAATTTAGAAATTGATCTTGCGGGAACTTTGGTTGGAAGAGCTATATTAAGTGCAACTCCTGTTAAGATTGATGATACTTCAATTTCAGAAATTCCTCGCTTTGCAAAAAGTGAAGATGTTAGTTTCGATGGTTCTTTCTTAGCAATTCCTTTAGTTTATGATGAGCAAAACTTTGGAGTTCTGTGTTTCGAAAGTTTGAAAAAAAATGTTTATTCAAATAATGAAGTCACTTTTATCAAGAATGCGACTAAGATATTTGCTTTTATACTTCATTCGTATTCAACCATAACTGTTCTAAAAAGTTTGCTTTCTGTTGATGCAGAAACAAAAACTTTGAATTATGATTCGTTCCTCGAGCGGTTTACCGTTGATCTTGTTCGCAGTAAAGAATTAGGAATTCAAGGTGCAATTGCGATGATCAAAATTGATGATTTTTTAGAACAAGATTCATTATTTGAAAGCGACCCTTTCCCTAAAATTGTACGTGTGATTTCTCAGATTATTAAAGATGAAATGACACCGTTAAATTTAATCGGGCGATTAAGTCAAAAAGTTTTTGCAGTATATTTTTTCAATATGTCACCGAAAGATGTTTTTCTATGGGCAGAAAAATTACGAATTAAAATTGCCCGCAAACCGATTGCTATAGTTTCTAAGCAAACAACATTTACTGTTTCGATCGGAGTTGCTTCAACAACAAACAAAACCGATGTTCAAGAGATCTTAACTAATGCCGAACTTGCACTTAATAAAGCATTAGAAAAAGGCGGCAACACGGTAAAAAGTATCAACTAA
- a CDS encoding EutN/CcmL family microcompartment protein, translating into MQLGKIIGTIWATRKDDAVTGYKMLFVQPINSEGKNIGEPIIALDTVGAGSGEIIYYVTASEAVIPLDVDMAPVDASIVGIVDSINIES; encoded by the coding sequence ATGCAGCTTGGCAAAATCATAGGGACTATTTGGGCAACAAGAAAAGATGATGCTGTTACAGGCTATAAAATGCTGTTTGTCCAGCCAATTAATTCCGAGGGGAAAAATATTGGAGAACCGATTATTGCTTTAGATACGGTTGGAGCCGGTTCAGGAGAAATAATTTATTACGTAACAGCAAGCGAAGCTGTTATACCTCTTGATGTTGATATGGCTCCGGTTGATGCTTCAATCGTTGGAATTGTTGATTCAATTAATATAGAATCCTAG
- a CDS encoding EutN/CcmL family microcompartment protein, translated as MILGKVIGTVWSTRKDENLVGAKFLIVRHIDLEYKPKESTVIAVDSVGAGVGEIVIVAQGSSARQTAFTKNKPVDAVIMAIVDKLDISVKDKQKETVVF; from the coding sequence TTGATACTCGGTAAAGTTATTGGAACTGTATGGTCGACGCGTAAAGATGAAAATCTGGTCGGAGCCAAATTTTTAATAGTTCGTCACATTGATCTGGAATATAAACCGAAAGAATCAACAGTGATCGCAGTTGATTCTGTTGGTGCTGGGGTTGGTGAAATAGTAATTGTTGCACAAGGCAGTTCCGCACGCCAAACAGCATTTACAAAAAATAAACCTGTGGATGCAGTAATTATGGCTATTGTTGATAAACTTGATATCTCAGTAAAAGATAAACAAAAAGAAACCGTTGTGTTCTGA
- a CDS encoding C40 family peptidase, with amino-acid sequence MIILNRIFKKIICSVFVFMIFSGCSSSSSTQRFKQSKSDRNGNSNPRFESSDTTKRYSRTTPKNERIIFNDLPADTSAEFDEIPVEENPVDKTNFVSHFEKLKTFNVALTPREKVLFEVIKYLETPYKYGGNTQKGMDCSAFTLQVYQNSLAIEIPRSASEQYSAGEKISMDELKFGDLVFFNTTKRSFPGHVGIYLGENQFVHASRSIGVTVSSLEDAYYKKRFVGARRVETIGEQ; translated from the coding sequence ATGATTATACTCAACAGAATTTTCAAAAAAATTATTTGTTCAGTTTTTGTATTCATGATCTTCAGCGGTTGTTCTTCTTCTTCAAGTACACAAAGATTTAAGCAAAGTAAAAGTGATAGAAACGGTAATTCAAATCCGAGATTTGAATCCTCAGATACAACAAAAAGATATTCACGCACAACACCTAAAAACGAGCGAATTATTTTTAATGATCTACCTGCAGATACTTCGGCTGAATTTGATGAAATACCGGTTGAAGAAAATCCCGTTGATAAAACAAATTTTGTATCTCACTTTGAAAAACTAAAAACATTCAATGTTGCTCTTACACCACGCGAAAAAGTTTTGTTCGAAGTGATTAAATATTTAGAAACGCCTTACAAATATGGCGGCAATACGCAAAAAGGAATGGATTGTTCTGCCTTTACTTTGCAAGTTTATCAAAATTCTCTTGCTATCGAAATTCCACGATCAGCAAGTGAGCAATATTCTGCCGGAGAAAAAATTTCTATGGATGAATTGAAATTCGGCGACCTGGTTTTCTTCAATACTACAAAAAGATCTTTTCCGGGTCATGTAGGAATTTATCTCGGTGAAAATCAATTTGTACACGCAAGCCGTTCAATTGGTGTTACTGTCTCTTCTCTTGAAGATGCATACTACAAAAAACGTTTTGTCGGTGCAAGACGTGTAGAGACAATTGGAGAACAATAA
- a CDS encoding phosphopentomutase produces the protein MNNFFVIVLDGIGIGELPDAKNYSDQGSNTLGNMANRLGGLNLPNLEQFGLGNINPILGIKAQNQPLASYGKLSEISHGKDSTTGHWELGGLKVEIEFPFYPNGFPQELINRFLNATGLKDILGNYAASGTEIIKDLGAEHVRTGYPIVYTSADSVFQIAAHEEIIPLNKLYEICSISREKVFVGKDAVGRIIARPFIGTEGNYTRTTNRKDFSLDPPSPTILDYCLNDGIETYAIGKVNDLFNYQGIKHKLKTKSNQEGIEKIIETAKNVKGSFIFTNLVDFDVYYGHRNDPEGLHNALKEFDTRLPEIVNCLDETDRLILTADHGNDPTDISTDHTREYVPLLYYRKNIQGKNLGTRKTFSDVAQTVAHYFKINNDLKGTSFLNE, from the coding sequence GTGAACAATTTCTTTGTTATAGTTCTCGATGGTATCGGGATTGGTGAACTGCCCGATGCTAAAAATTATTCAGATCAAGGAAGCAATACACTTGGCAATATGGCAAATCGTCTTGGCGGTTTGAATCTACCTAATCTAGAACAATTTGGATTAGGCAATATTAATCCTATACTTGGTATTAAAGCACAAAACCAACCATTAGCTTCTTATGGAAAGTTATCAGAGATCTCTCATGGAAAAGATTCTACCACCGGGCATTGGGAATTAGGCGGATTAAAAGTAGAGATTGAATTTCCGTTTTATCCTAATGGTTTTCCACAAGAACTTATCAATAGATTTTTAAATGCTACAGGCTTAAAAGATATTCTAGGGAATTATGCCGCATCGGGAACAGAAATTATTAAGGACCTCGGTGCGGAACATGTAAGAACCGGATACCCGATTGTCTACACTTCTGCTGATTCTGTTTTTCAGATTGCAGCACATGAAGAAATAATTCCATTAAATAAACTTTATGAAATCTGTTCAATCTCACGTGAAAAAGTTTTTGTTGGTAAAGATGCTGTTGGAAGAATTATAGCGAGACCATTTATCGGGACGGAAGGAAATTATACCCGTACAACAAATCGAAAAGACTTTTCTCTTGATCCGCCATCACCAACAATATTGGATTATTGTTTGAATGATGGAATTGAAACCTATGCAATCGGGAAAGTAAATGATCTATTCAATTACCAGGGGATAAAACACAAACTGAAAACAAAATCAAATCAAGAGGGAATTGAAAAAATAATCGAGACAGCAAAAAATGTTAAAGGATCTTTCATTTTCACAAATCTTGTAGATTTTGATGTTTACTACGGACATCGAAACGATCCCGAAGGACTTCACAACGCTCTTAAAGAATTTGATACACGATTACCCGAGATCGTAAACTGTCTTGATGAAACAGACCGTTTAATCCTAACAGCCGATCATGGTAATGACCCGACCGATATAAGCACAGATCATACCCGGGAATATGTACCTCTTCTCTATTATAGAAAAAATATTCAAGGTAAAAATTTAGGCACACGTAAAACCTTTTCTGATGTTGCTCAAACAGTTGCACATTATTTTAAGATCAATAATGATTTGAAAGGGACAAGTTTTTTGAATGAATAA